The following DNA comes from Parcubacteria group bacterium.
AACTTTCCGAAACTTCGGGATTTTTCTTTTTTCTCAAGCCTGGTCATTTCATAATGCTCGGATTCGTTTTTGAGGTTGATGTAATTTGAATACCGGCCTTTGTCCAATTGGCCTGACTCGACAGCTTCCAGTACCGCGCAGCCGGGTTCGTGGGTGTGCGTGCAATCAGCATATTTGCACTTTTCGGCAAGAGCTGTTATTTCATCAAATAAGTTTTCGATGCCGGCGCTTGTGTCCGCCATTCCCACTTCCCGCACTCCGGGATTATCAATCACAATTCCTCCATTTTCCAAAAAATACATTTCCCTTCCGGTAGTAGCATGCTTGCCTCGGCCTGAAAGCGTTCCGATCTCTTCGGTTTTGATAATTTCTTCTCCCAAAAGCTTATTGATGAGCGACGATTTGCCGACGCCGGATGAACCCAGAAAACAATAAGTTTTGCCTTTGGCGATATATTTTTTGAGCTCCGCCAAACCTTCTTGGGTCAAGGTACTGGTCGCGATGACATCAGCATCCTTTAGCCGGTTTTTTATTTCAGCTATTTTCACATCCAATTCTTCTTGGGAAATTAGATCTATTTTATTAAGAATGACTGCGGACTTGATACCTCCGTCTCTCGCAATGGCAAAATATCTTTCAATACGGTTCAGGTTGTAATCCCGGTCGACCGACTCAATCACAAAAGCCACGTCGATATTCGCCGCGATGATCTGGGTTTCATTCTTTCCGCTGGATTTTCTTTTCATCACCGTTCTCCTTGGCAGCATTTTATGGATGACGGCGCGCTCTTTGTCTGCTTCTGTGATCGCCACCCAGTCGCCGACCGCCGGAAAATCCTCTCTTCCCGTCGCTTCAAACTTTTGCTTCCCCGTTATCGTTGCCAGAAATTCTCCTTTCGCGTTCCTGACTTTATATGATCCTCTATGCTGGGCGACTACCCGCGCCACCTCGAAATCATCCAATCCGAGTTTTGTTCGATTGGATTCAAAAAATTCATCCCATCCCAAATCTTCAATTTTCATTTCTGGTTCCATATATTTTTTAGAGGCCTCCATAGAAGCCTCTATTTTTCTGTTGGATATTTAACCGTTTTTCCTCTTTTAATCCTATCACTCCTATTTTTAAAAACAAGCCATTACAAAATTGACCAAAATCGATATTTTCGATATTATAATAAGTGAAACAGTAGATGGATTAACCGCCCATCGACCACGTAAGAACCGAAATCGGCTAACGTGGTAAAGCTTCCGCAAGCTACTGGCGTCATAGGTGCAAAAAGCGTTCGCCGAAGAGGCGAAAATTTGGGTGGAACCGCGAGGAATAAAAAGAGGCCTCGTCCCAAAGTATAGTTATTTTCTATATTTTTGGACGGGCCTTTTTACTTATCCGCAACTTCATACTCATACACCTCTGAATTCGCCTCCTTTCCGAATTCATTAGCCGGTTGGTCGCTTCCGTTGCATTTCTCGTCATAGGCTGTACTTTCTTCACTCTGACGATGATACAGCTTCTTTGTTTCCCTTGCTACGGGCAACAGCCTATCGCAAAGATTGCAAAAGAACCACTTTGTCTCCATAACCTCTTTTTCTTTCATCGAAACACCTCCTTATAATATTGTGAAAGAATTATATCAGTAAAAGTGCTAAAATAGAAATATAAATTAATCA
Coding sequences within:
- the rsgA gene encoding ribosome small subunit-dependent GTPase A — protein: MEPEMKIEDLGWDEFFESNRTKLGLDDFEVARVVAQHRGSYKVRNAKGEFLATITGKQKFEATGREDFPAVGDWVAITEADKERAVIHKMLPRRTVMKRKSSGKNETQIIAANIDVAFVIESVDRDYNLNRIERYFAIARDGGIKSAVILNKIDLISQEELDVKIAEIKNRLKDADVIATSTLTQEGLAELKKYIAKGKTYCFLGSSGVGKSSLINKLLGEEIIKTEEIGTLSGRGKHATTGREMYFLENGGIVIDNPGVREVGMADTSAGIENLFDEITALAEKCKYADCTHTHEPGCAVLEAVESGQLDKGRYSNYINLKNESEHYEMTRLEKKEKSRSFGKFVNNAKKRLKEVGHKDW